In Sphingopyxis macrogoltabida, the sequence CTGGTCGAGCACGGCAAGCGGATCGTGCGTCAGTTCGAGGTCGAGACGCGCCAACGCACGCCATGATCCGCCGACGAGGTAGAGCGGCAGACCGGTGAGCAGCGCCGGCCATCCGGCGCTTTTCAGCATCTTGCGCACCGCGCGCTCGAACGCCTGTTCGCCATCCTTGCGCAGCGCGGGCAAGCGCAGCACGCCGAGCGGAAAGGACGCCCGCCGGCCGACCTCGCCGCCCGCGACCTCCGCCAGTTCGAGGCTGCCGCCGCCAAGGTCCACCGCGATGCCATGGGCGTCGGGAATCGCGGCAATCACGCCGTGCCCCGCGGCTTCGGCTTCTTCCTCGCCCGACAGAAGGCGGATCTTGAGGCCTGCTTCGGCCGCCCTCGCGATGAAGTCCGGGCCGTTGGCCGCATCGCGCACCGCCGCGGTCGCGACGCATTGCAGGTCCTTGACCTCCATATGACGCGCGAGCAGCGCATAGCGGTGCAAGGCGGTCAGTCCGCGCGCGGCATCCTCGTCGGCGATGCGTCCGTCGATCGACAGACCACGGCCCAGCCCTGCCGCAACCTTTTCGTTGAAGATCACCGCCGGCGCGCGGCGCGGCCCTTCATACACGACGAGGCGGACCGAGTTGGAACCGATATCGATGACCGCCGAGCGGTGGACCGCCAGTTTCGAGGAGCGCAGCAAACCCAAATCTATCGTCTCAATCTTCGCGCATATCGATGGCGAGCGTCGGCACGTCGTGGCGCTTGTGCAGCGCCGTGCCGCGACCCGACAGCGAAGGGTTCGTCATGAAATAATGGTGGAGGTTAAAGGGCTTGTCGCCCGGACTTACCCGCGCATAGGTACCGTCCGGCTGGAGCACCCAGCTTTGTTCATTGTCGATGAGGTTCGCGACGAGCACCTGATCGAGGATCTGGTCGTGAACGGTCGGGTTTTCGATCGGGATCATATATTCGACGCGACGATCGAAATTGCGCGGCATCCAGTCGGCACTGGAAATATAGAGCTTGGCACGCTGGTGCGGCAGCGAGGCGCCGTTCGCAAAGGCCCACACGCGGCTGTGCTCGAGGAAGCGGCCGACCACCGATTTGACGCGGATCGTTTCCGACAAACCCGCGACCCCTGGCCGCAGACAGCAGATACCGCGCACGATCAGTTCGATCGGCACCCCGGCGGCGCTTGCGGCATAGAGGCGATCAATGATGTCGGGATCGACAAGGCTGTTCATCTTCGCCCAGACGCCCGACGGCTGCCCGGCCTTTGCGGCCGCGATTTCGGCATCGATCAGATCGCACAGATGCGCGCGCATGTTGAGCGGCGACATGGTGATCAGTTCGAGCCGTTCGGGCTCGACATAACCGGTGATGTAATTGAACAGTTGCGCGGCATCGCGCCCGGCGCGCGGGTCGGCGGTGAAGAAGCTCAAATCGGTATAGATGCGCGCGGTCACCGGATGATAGTTGCCGGTCCCGAAGTGGCAGTAGGTCCGATAGCCCTGCCCTTCGCGGCGCACGACCATCGAAATCTTCGCATGCGTCTTCCACTCGATGAAGCCGTAGACGACCTGCACACCCGCACGTTCGAGCTGGTTCGCCCAGAGCAGATTCTGCTCCTCGTCGAAGCGCGCCTTGAGTTCGACGACCGCGGTGACCGACTTGCCCGCCTCGGCCGCCTCGATCAGCGCGCGGATCACCGGCGACTGGTTGCCGGCGCGGTAGAGCGTCTGCTTGATCGCGACGACATCGGGGTCCGCCGCCGCCTGCCGCAGGAAGGACAGGACGACATCGAAGCTTTCGTACGGGTGATGGACAAGGATGTCCTTGCTGCGGATCGCCGCAAAGCAGTCGCCGCCATGTTCGCGAATGCGTTCGGGGAAGCGCGCCGAATAGGCCGGAAACTTGAGGTCGGGACGATCGACGTCGACCAGCGCGGACAGTGCGGCGAGCCCGATGAAACCGCCGATCTTGGCGACGATCGCTTCATGCCCCTGGATATCGGCATTGAGCACCGCCGCAATCTCGCCTGGCATG encodes:
- a CDS encoding RNA degradosome polyphosphate kinase → MSIANGPLRADNDALTEPPSFGPERFFNRELSWLAFNRRVMEEARNPAHPLLERLRFLSISGSNLDEFFMVRVAGLKGQQLQGIDDPSADGRSPGQQLAEIEAEVNRLVDEQQSEWQLLHRLLAEQGIVVHGTGSDVDALRARLRQYFLDQIFPILTPQVLDPAHPFPFIPNRGLGIIFDLQRKATGDTVRELVMIPASLPRFVPVTGETTAFVPIEYLIEIFGGLLFPGFTIRSLGVFRIIRDSDIELEEEAEDLVRLFRTAIRRRRRGRVILLELEADMPGEIAAVLNADIQGHEAIVAKIGGFIGLAALSALVDVDRPDLKFPAYSARFPERIREHGGDCFAAIRSKDILVHHPYESFDVVLSFLRQAAADPDVVAIKQTLYRAGNQSPVIRALIEAAEAGKSVTAVVELKARFDEEQNLLWANQLERAGVQVVYGFIEWKTHAKISMVVRREGQGYRTYCHFGTGNYHPVTARIYTDLSFFTADPRAGRDAAQLFNYITGYVEPERLELITMSPLNMRAHLCDLIDAEIAAAKAGQPSGVWAKMNSLVDPDIIDRLYAASAAGVPIELIVRGICCLRPGVAGLSETIRVKSVVGRFLEHSRVWAFANGASLPHQRAKLYISSADWMPRNFDRRVEYMIPIENPTVHDQILDQVLVANLIDNEQSWVLQPDGTYARVSPGDKPFNLHHYFMTNPSLSGRGTALHKRHDVPTLAIDMRED